A region of Nerophis ophidion isolate RoL-2023_Sa linkage group LG28, RoL_Noph_v1.0, whole genome shotgun sequence DNA encodes the following proteins:
- the LOC133545498 gene encoding uncharacterized protein LOC133545498, translated as MCERTMAKYEEELCPTKEEKERQRQLLDVYYKKHHQVVLHRTDVQQPPHIKEEDEDPQPPHIEEEEVWITQEGECLLGQEEADLSKFPLTFVSVKTEEHEDKPPESSQLHHSLTSNSRTPNSTMAKTKELSKDTRKRIVDLHQTGKSESTIGKQLGVKKSTVGAIIRKWKTYKTTDNLPRSGAPRKISSCGVKVIMKTVGKNPRTIRGDLVNDLQRAATKVTSVTHYADRESIPAVPDVSPCLSQCMSRPV; from the exons atgtgtgaaagaacgatggcaaagtatgaggaggaactttgtccaacaaaagaggagaaggagcgacaacgtcaactactggatgtttattataagaaacatcatcaagttgtgttacacagaacag atgttcagcagcccccccacattaaagaagaagatgaggatccacagcccccccacattgaAGAGGAGGAAGTttggatcactcaggagggagagtgtcttctagggcaggaggaggctgatctcagcaagtttccactgacttttgtctctgtgaagactgaagagcatgaagacaaaccacctgagtcctcacagcttcatcacagtctaa cctcaaacagtcggactccaaactccactatggccaagaccaaagagctgtcgaaggacaccaggaaaagaattgtagacctgcaccagactgggaagagtgaatctacaataggcaagcagcttggtgtgaaaaaatcaactgtgggagcaattatcagaaaatggaagacatataagaccactgataatctccctcgatctggggctccacgcaagatctcatcctgtggggtcaaagtGATCATGAAAACGGtgggcaaaaatcccagaaccatacggggggacctggtgaatgacctgcagagagctgcgACCAAGGtaacatcagtaacacactatgccgacagggaatctattcctgcagtgccagacgtgtccccctgcttaagtcagtgcatgtccaggcccgtctga
- the LOC133545406 gene encoding zinc finger protein 880-like isoform X4 produces MKNMSKEITQEKMCEFQEVRTLMEQQLNVIVEEIFGVLGRTVAKYEEELSRTKEENKRLQELLDAVFQPQVVLHRADVQQVSAGSHEEIPSGQQEWHTSVGQKELQAPSHIKEEQLHDEDEAQSLQLRHSQSEENRGAELVSQHITEADGEHCEDIKSEPDSIFAPLSDMDHMMSDSSDHSDHIQKHLESKNDSKGDTRHHTNNKHFDCSECGKPFRRKSHFTEHVRIHTGEKPFTCSVCEKSFSTKFIMTRHMRTHTVEKPFACSVCKKSFSRKLDMTTHIKIHTGEKCFTCSVCKKSFSTKQHMTKHMRTHTGEKPFSCTVCDKRFRFRNQVSKHKCVTVMEAAGI; encoded by the exons ATGAAAAACATGAGCAAAGAAATAACGCAGGAAAAAATGTGCGAATTCCAAGAGGTGAGAACGTTGATGGAGCAGCAACTCAATGTTattgttgaagaaatatttggagTGTTGGGAAGAACCGTAgcgaagtacgaggaggaactttctagGACAAAGGAGGAGAACAAACGTCTACaagaactactggacgctgttttccaACCTCAAGTTGTGCTACACAGAGCAG acgtccagcaggtgtcagcggggagtcatgaagagattccctccggGCAGCAGGAGTGGCAcaccagtgtgggacagaaggagctacaggccccctcccacattaaagaggagcagcttcatgatgaagatgaagctcagtccttacagcttcgacatagtcaaagtgaggagaacagaggggcggagcttgtaagtcaacacatcacagaagctgatggagagcattgtgaagatataaagtcagaaccagacagcatctttgctccactgtcagacatggaccacatgatgtcagactcttctgatcacagtgaccacatccaaaaacatttggagagtaaaaatgactctaaaggtgatacgagacatcacactaacaacaaacactttgactgctctgaatgtggaaAACCATTTAGAAGGAAGAGTCATTTTACAGAACAcgtgagaatacatactggagagaaaccttttacttgctctgtttgtgagaagagtttctccacaaagtttatcatgaccagacacatgagaacacacactgtagagaaaccttttgcttgctctgtttgtaagaagagtttctctagAAAGcttgacatgaccacacacattaaaatacatactggagagaaatgttttacttgctctgtttgtaagaagagtttctccacaaagcaacacatgaccaaacacatgagaacacacactggagagaaaccgtttagttgcactgtgtgtgataaAAGGTTCAGGTTTAGGaatcaggtcagtaaacacaagtgtgtaacagtcatggaagctgcagggatttaa